The Entelurus aequoreus isolate RoL-2023_Sb linkage group LG04, RoL_Eaeq_v1.1, whole genome shotgun sequence nucleotide sequence GCCCGCTAACTATAAGCTATAATGAAAATCAGTTTAGTATTATGacagattaatcattcattacgCCTCTCATGGAGATGTTGCCcctttcaagatggcggcccaacgtCTCATCAGCCGCAGTCGATGCGGCGTCTATTTACACAGTATATGTGCCAAACTAAAGACCACAGTAGCACTGTTTGGGAGTTGCTCTTTTTTCCTCCCTCGTGTTcttctttttcccatcttttacggggcgccgccCATGTGGCGATCCATCAGCATCCCGTGCCGTCTATACCTCCTATCATATTGTATTTCTGTTTCTTGGACGAGTTGACTGTAAACAAATCTTGTTGTAATTTTTAACTGCAATGACGAATAAGCATCTTGTcttgttgtatatatataatcaccatttaaaaaacattttgcatTTAATGGTTACTCGGGTTATCATTGTCTGATATTTACATTTGTTTGATGATCTTGAAAGTTTAAGTGGGGAAACTATCCCAAAAAGTAATTTGAGGGGGGGACATGTTTCatggcaaaacaaaacaaaaacaaacaaaaaaaatgactcTTGACAACCATTCTCAGGCGTTTAGATCTGCACTTTTAATCCAATGTCAATTACAAAAATGCCTCATTTGGCTGGATTATCACAACATATACTGaagaaaaatataaatgcaacttTTGTTTTTGCgctcatttttcatgagttgaactcaaatatttaacattttactatatacacaaaaggcctattcctctcaaatattgttcacaaatctgtgttagtgagcacatGTTCTTTGCCAAGGTAATACATTCCACCaaacaggtgtggcatatcaagatgctgattaaacagcatgattattgcacaggtgtgcctttggctgcccacaataaaaggtcaCTCTGAAATGTGAAGTTTTGCTGTACTgtgggtcagaaaagcagtcagtatctggtgtgaccaacatttgcctcacacagtgcaacacatctccttcgcatagagttgatcaggttgttgattgtggactGTAGAATGTTGGTCCATTTcccttcaatggctgtgccacgTTGCTGGATATTGTCAGGAAccggaacacgctgtcgtatagaCCGattcacagcatcccaaacatgctcaatgggtgacatgtccggtgagtatgctggccttgcaagaactgggatgttttcagcttccaggaattgtgtaccgATCcttgctgcaacatgaggtgatggcaCAACAGGATCTCGTCACCGTATCTCTGTACAATCAAAATGCCATCAGTACAATGCACTTTCGGCCGTTGTCCATAAGATacacctgcccataccataaccccagccCCACGTTTAtgtcagcaaaccgctctcccacacacagtgcctgccatctgccctgaacagagAAAACCGGGATTAATCTGGGGAGAGAACACCTCCAATGTGCCAGACGCTATCTTATGTGAACATTTGCCCACTCATGATAAACTGCAGCCAGGTCAAGGTGAGCATGCAGATGACGGTTTCTCACCGTTTGTGCAGAAatttttggttatgcaaaccaattgttgcaccagctgtccgggtggctagtCTCAGACAATCACCTGCTGCGATgtagaggtcctgggctggtgtggttacacgtggtctgctgttgtgaggccggttatatgtactgccaaattctctgaaacgcctttgaagACAGCTTATGATAGAGAAATGAACTTTCTATTCACGGGTAACAGCTTAGGTGGACATTCCTGAAGTCAGCATACCAACTGcaagctccctcaaaacttgcgacatctgtggcattgtagTTTGATAACACTGCACATTTTATTGTGGCCAGCCTAAGACACACCTGtgaataatcatgctgtttaattagcatcttgatatgccatacctgtgaggtgggatggattatcttggcaaagaagaaatgctcactaacacagattaatGAACAATATTTCAGAGGAGTAGGTCTTCTATGTGTATAGTAAAAGTTTAAGTTCTTTGAGTTCAACCCATGAAAAATAggagcaaaaacaagtgttgcatttatatttttgttcagtgtgctTGTCCTTTTTTAGTTCATTTGATTTGCAAAGTAGAATAAGACAAAAGGTTCTGCCTCAGAGTTTGTACATCTTTATTTTATGACAATACCATCCATGCAACACATTTATAGTGCATTAAGTGAACTTCTTTGATGTACACCACTAAATGAGtagattttatttaaaatgtcttTACATAAATGTTTTACAAAAATCAGCAACATTGTATGTTACAATTTTATTGAGGCTTTTAGAGTGTTCTACTGTAAGTCCAGTCAGGTTTTGATTCACTGTTGTCCATTTTCTGCTTTCACTCCCACTTGGAAGCTTTCCTCCTCATCAGTCTCTCTCCGTCACTGTCGATGGCTTCATAAAGCTGCTGGTCCTCTTTCATTGCATGTAAATATCCCAGATATCCAACACACAAGGTGATGGTTATCAGTCCAAAAGCCATCACTGGTTTATTCTGTGAAAGATACCACAGGTAAATCATGAGATGAATTATATATAATTTGTAATTGATTTTACTATTAATTACGAACCAAAATAACACACGGAGAAGCAGACCACACACATGCAGGCATGTGAGAAGAAACGTACGTTCAGTGCCTTGCTTAAGGGCACTTAGACAGTAGTCAGGAGGCAAACAAGCATCTCTCTGCACATTGTTGCAAAATTTTACATTATTACTTACTAACTACTGTCTAGTGTGAcccaaaaatcatacattttgtgAATAAAATAAACACTATCCATCCACTCACTTTCTAACACTTGTCCCTCACGGGgtaaatcaaattaaataattCAGACTTTACAAGAGATATCAAACGACAAAGGCTGCAATAAAGTTGGGAAGAACTTCTTTAGAGTTCACTGTCAACATTGACCTGCCCTTTTTCTGTCACCAGTTCAAAATTTTTATGGAACACATTTCTATGTTCTCTGTTAAATTCTGTCAGACTTTTTCTTCATTAGTCAAACTGCTTtgcgttttatattgatatcaaaaagtaaacactaaGTTTTACATTTTGTGGGTTTGTTCATTTCACaaaagtattactttaaaaaccaatCATGGAACATAGCACTTTGTTAATGTTTTacggtgta carries:
- the smim8 gene encoding small integral membrane protein 8: MSRKEVSKGADSVVENNYRTPGLRGVQTTSLFRAVNPELFIKPNKPVMAFGLITITLCVGYLGYLHAMKEDQQLYEAIDSDGERLMRRKASKWE